In Blattabacterium cuenoti, the following proteins share a genomic window:
- the metK gene encoding methionine adenosyltransferase, with amino-acid sequence MTYLFTSESVSEGHPDKISDQISDAILDHFLANDPDAKVAVETLVTTGQIILSGEINSNTWINIQKIARDVLKKIGYTKNEYRFHADSCGIISSIQEQSLDLLKGIQKLNKDEQGAGDQGIIFGYAVKESENYMPLSLEISHSLLKELSCIRNEGKEMTYLRPDSKSQVTLEYSDNKEPIHIHTIVISTQHDEFDTKEKMHKKIIQDIRNVLIPRVKENILSKKIKKLFTDNTKYYINSTGKFVTGGPHGDTGLTGRKIIVDTYGGRGAHGGGAFSGKDPSKMDRSGAYAARHIAKNLVAAGISDEILIQISYAAGISEPISIFVKTYGRSNINNEDIVLNIKKIFDLRPYAIEKRLKLRQPMYEETSVYGHMGKNPRKVWKYFSDIKGNKIKRKVDLFTWEKVNYLYEIKNVFNLK; translated from the coding sequence ATGACTTATTTATTTACTAGCGAATCTGTTTCGGAAGGACATCCGGATAAAATTTCCGATCAGATATCGGATGCAATATTAGATCATTTCTTAGCTAATGATCCAGATGCTAAAGTAGCTGTAGAAACTTTGGTAACAACTGGACAAATTATATTATCTGGGGAAATCAATTCTAATACTTGGATAAATATTCAGAAAATAGCTCGTGATGTTCTTAAAAAAATAGGATATACAAAAAATGAATATAGATTTCATGCTGACTCTTGTGGAATTATTTCTTCTATTCAAGAACAATCTTTAGATCTATTAAAAGGAATACAAAAATTAAATAAAGATGAACAAGGTGCTGGAGATCAGGGCATAATATTTGGTTATGCGGTGAAAGAATCGGAAAATTATATGCCATTATCATTAGAGATATCACATAGTTTATTAAAGGAACTTTCATGCATACGAAATGAAGGAAAAGAAATGACTTATTTACGTCCAGATTCAAAATCACAAGTTACTTTAGAATATTCCGATAATAAGGAACCAATACATATACATACTATTGTAATTTCAACTCAGCACGATGAATTTGATACTAAAGAAAAAATGCATAAAAAAATTATTCAAGACATTAGAAATGTTTTAATTCCGAGAGTTAAAGAAAATATTTTATCAAAAAAAATAAAAAAATTATTTACTGATAATACAAAATATTACATTAATTCTACAGGAAAATTTGTTACAGGGGGACCTCATGGGGATACAGGACTTACCGGAAGAAAAATTATTGTAGATACCTACGGAGGTAGAGGTGCTCATGGAGGTGGAGCTTTTTCTGGCAAAGATCCATCTAAAATGGATAGATCTGGAGCTTATGCTGCTAGACATATTGCTAAAAATCTTGTAGCAGCAGGAATTTCTGATGAAATACTTATACAAATATCCTATGCAGCTGGTATATCAGAACCAATAAGTATCTTTGTAAAAACTTATGGTAGATCAAATATTAATAATGAAGATATAGTACTGAATATAAAAAAAATTTTCGATTTACGTCCATATGCTATAGAAAAAAGATTAAAGTTGCGTCAACCTATGTATGAAGAGACATCTGTATATGGACACATGGGAAAGAATCCAAGAAAAGTGTGGAAATATTTCTCAGATATAAAGGGAAATAAGATAAAACGAAAAGTAGATTTATTTACTTGGGAAAAAGTAAATTATCTATATGAAATAAAAAATGTTTTTAATCTTAAATAG
- a CDS encoding bifunctional 3-deoxy-7-phosphoheptulonate synthase/chorismate mutase type II, whose translation MEKNILNKSIDRSWIDNKWNKPLIISGPCSAESEEQILETADRLKNSYVQIFRAGIWKPRTKPNNFEGIGKKGLSWLKKVKKDTGLMVATEIANAEHVRLSISFGIDVLWIGARSTASPFTIQEIAEALEGENDKIVLVKNPIHPDLDLWIGSLERLFVKGIRKLGVIHRGFYTYKSSKYRNQPNWNMLLNLRSMLPRIPIICDPSHICGNKKELLDIAKKAYYIFKCEGLMIESHCSPDQAWSDAAQQITPENLIKMIKELKLNSCDQKDARDLDSLRILIDELDENIITLLAERMNIAKKLGSLKKSSKIAVFQPKRWDNIMEKSLKLGSSFGLSDELLKGIFKILHEESIKIQNNIK comes from the coding sequence ATGGAAAAAAATATTCTAAATAAAAGTATAGATAGATCTTGGATTGATAATAAATGGAATAAACCTTTAATCATATCTGGACCTTGTAGTGCGGAAAGTGAAGAACAAATATTAGAAACAGCTGATAGACTAAAAAATTCATATGTTCAAATATTTAGAGCAGGAATATGGAAACCTAGGACTAAACCTAATAACTTCGAAGGAATAGGAAAAAAAGGGCTTTCCTGGTTAAAAAAAGTAAAGAAAGATACAGGATTAATGGTAGCAACAGAAATAGCAAATGCAGAACATGTTAGACTATCAATATCTTTTGGTATAGATGTCCTGTGGATAGGTGCTAGAAGTACTGCTAGTCCTTTTACCATTCAAGAAATAGCAGAAGCTTTAGAAGGAGAAAATGATAAAATTGTTTTGGTTAAAAATCCTATTCATCCTGATTTAGATTTATGGATAGGTTCTTTAGAACGTTTGTTTGTGAAAGGTATTAGAAAACTAGGAGTGATACACCGTGGTTTTTATACCTATAAAAGTTCTAAATATAGAAATCAGCCAAATTGGAACATGCTATTGAATTTAAGAAGTATGCTTCCTAGAATTCCTATCATATGTGACCCTTCACATATTTGTGGAAATAAAAAAGAGTTACTTGACATAGCAAAAAAAGCTTATTACATTTTTAAATGTGAAGGTTTAATGATAGAAAGTCATTGTTCTCCAGATCAAGCTTGGAGTGACGCTGCACAACAAATTACTCCAGAGAATCTTATAAAGATGATAAAAGAATTAAAATTAAATTCATGTGACCAAAAAGATGCAAGAGATTTAGATTCTTTAAGAATTTTGATTGATGAATTAGATGAGAATATTATTACACTTTTAGCCGAAAGAATGAATATTGCTAAAAAATTAGGTTCTTTGAAAAAATCTTCAAAAATAGCTGTTTTTCAGCCAAAAAGATGGGATAATATAATGGAAAAATCCCTAAAATTAGGTAGTAGTTTTGGGCTTTCTGATGAACTACTAAAAGGAATTTTCAAAATTTTGCATGAAGAGTCTATTAAAATTCAAAATAATATAAAATAA
- a CDS encoding prephenate dehydrogenase, whose translation MNIGIIGLGLIGGSIGLGLRKSNFGDKFIGTDSNKENASNAIKLGIVDEIIPLQDLIIQSSVIILSIPVDGIEKILPSILNEISRDTVIIDTGSTKYDICNKVYSHPKRSRFVATHPIAGIEKSGAISAHHNLFYKKNCIICDCELSDPDAMSIAKKIYSTIDMQIISITSKEHDLYIAYVSHLPHVISFALACTVLEEFENKEKIFNNMMGSGLYSTTRLAKSKPETWLPIFISNRKNLIKAINFYINHLEIFRDCLISEKLDKVDQYIKKANKMKDKKYV comes from the coding sequence ATGAATATTGGAATTATAGGATTAGGATTGATTGGAGGATCTATTGGATTAGGATTACGTAAATCTAATTTTGGAGATAAATTTATAGGAACAGATTCTAATAAAGAAAATGCTTCTAATGCTATAAAACTTGGAATAGTAGATGAAATAATTCCTTTACAAGATCTTATAATACAATCTTCAGTAATTATTTTATCCATTCCAGTAGATGGAATAGAAAAAATTTTACCAAGTATTTTAAATGAAATTAGTAGAGATACAGTTATTATAGATACTGGATCTACTAAATATGATATTTGTAACAAAGTTTACTCTCATCCAAAAAGAAGTCGTTTTGTTGCAACACATCCAATTGCTGGTATTGAAAAATCTGGAGCTATATCTGCTCATCACAATCTTTTTTATAAAAAAAACTGTATTATTTGTGATTGTGAACTTAGTGATCCTGATGCTATGTCTATAGCTAAAAAAATATATTCTACTATTGACATGCAGATAATTTCTATTACATCTAAAGAACACGATTTATATATTGCTTATGTTTCTCATTTACCTCATGTTATTTCCTTTGCTTTAGCATGTACAGTTTTAGAAGAATTTGAAAATAAAGAAAAAATATTTAATAATATGATGGGAAGCGGATTATATTCAACTACACGTTTAGCGAAAAGTAAACCTGAAACTTGGTTGCCTATTTTTATTTCTAATAGAAAAAATTTGATTAAAGCCATAAATTTTTATATTAATCACTTAGAGATATTTCGTGATTGTTTGATAAGCGAAAAATTAGATAAGGTCGATCAATATATAAAAAAAGCAAATAAAATGAAAGATAAAAAATATGTGTAA
- a CDS encoding pyridoxal phosphate-dependent aminotransferase: MITEAKRMNQISEYFFSKKMKEIYLLEENGVNIINLGIGNPDILPPNGVIQKMKEASELDHANTYQSYIGIEELRIAISNWYWKLYQVRIDYNYEILPLIGSKEGIMHISMSYLNRGDKVLIPDPGYPTYSSISKLIEADIIYYDLYEKKGWIPDIQSIVDKNNMDNVKIMWINYPHMPTGALINLEKLEKIVFFAKKNNILLVHDNPYSFMLNNERPLSIFNIKGAKDIAIELNSLSKSYNMPGWRVGMVIGKKEFIHNISKTKSQMDSGMYYPIQIGAIEAMKNHHDWFKKLNVEYSKRRKIIWEICDYLNLKYSVKSCGIFVWAKIIDHKVNDYKWSDNILKKYHIFITPGSIFGKNGKGYVRFSMCCPVNILEKAKNIIFS; this comes from the coding sequence ATGATTACAGAAGCAAAAAGAATGAATCAAATATCGGAATACTTTTTTTCTAAAAAGATGAAAGAAATTTATCTTCTTGAGGAAAATGGAGTGAATATCATCAATTTAGGAATTGGGAATCCGGATATTCTTCCCCCGAATGGGGTAATACAAAAAATGAAAGAAGCATCAGAATTAGATCATGCTAATACTTATCAAAGTTATATAGGGATAGAAGAACTACGTATTGCTATATCCAATTGGTATTGGAAATTGTATCAAGTACGTATAGATTATAATTATGAAATTTTACCATTAATTGGATCTAAAGAAGGAATTATGCATATAAGTATGTCTTATTTAAACAGAGGAGATAAAGTATTAATTCCAGATCCTGGATATCCTACATATTCCTCTATATCTAAACTTATAGAAGCGGATATTATTTATTATGATCTTTATGAGAAAAAAGGGTGGATCCCTGATATTCAATCTATAGTAGATAAAAATAATATGGATAATGTGAAGATTATGTGGATAAATTATCCTCATATGCCTACGGGTGCTTTAATAAATTTAGAAAAACTAGAAAAAATAGTTTTTTTCGCTAAAAAAAATAATATATTGTTAGTTCACGATAATCCTTATAGTTTTATGTTGAATAATGAACGTCCTTTAAGTATTTTTAATATTAAAGGGGCTAAAGATATTGCTATAGAATTGAATTCTTTAAGTAAGAGTTATAATATGCCTGGATGGAGAGTTGGAATGGTAATAGGAAAAAAAGAATTTATTCATAATATTTCTAAAACAAAAAGTCAAATGGATTCCGGTATGTATTATCCAATTCAAATTGGAGCTATAGAAGCTATGAAAAATCATCATGATTGGTTTAAGAAACTTAATGTAGAATATTCTAAACGTAGAAAAATTATATGGGAAATATGTGATTATTTGAATTTAAAATATTCAGTAAAAAGTTGTGGAATTTTTGTTTGGGCAAAGATAATAGATCATAAAGTTAATGATTATAAATGGTCCGATAATATTCTTAAAAAATATCACATTTTCATTACTCCTGGAAGCATTTTTGGTAAAAATGGAAAAGGTTATGTAAGGTTTTCTATGTGTTGTCCTGTAAACATTTTGGAAAAAGCAAAAAATATAATTTTTTCATGA
- a CDS encoding prephenate dehydratase — translation MKRIAIQGVKGCFHHAAVSTYFVGCKYKLMECSSFRKLAFSVAKSNVDIGVMAIENTIAGTILTNYSLLSEYNLKIIGEVYMPIKHHLMAYPGQDIEDIKEIYSHPMALLQCESFIDAHSWIKISEYFDTASAAKHISIYKKRGLAAIASENAAKEYGLEIIYKNIQTIESNFTRFFIIKNCYEQNENDFFNKASLRFKILHTTGSLSKILSIISSIGINMTKIQSIPIIQRPWEYSFYVDVIFNNIKDYEKMKQRIQKITCLHKLSIMGEYKNGRIRS, via the coding sequence ATGAAAAGAATAGCGATACAAGGTGTGAAGGGGTGTTTCCATCATGCGGCTGTTTCTACTTATTTCGTAGGATGTAAATATAAGTTAATGGAATGTTCTTCTTTTAGAAAATTAGCTTTTTCTGTAGCTAAATCAAATGTAGATATCGGAGTTATGGCTATAGAAAATACCATAGCTGGAACGATATTGACTAATTATAGTCTTTTATCAGAATATAATTTAAAGATTATTGGAGAGGTTTATATGCCAATTAAACATCATTTAATGGCTTATCCTGGACAGGATATAGAAGATATAAAAGAGATTTATTCTCATCCTATGGCGTTATTACAATGTGAATCATTTATAGATGCTCATTCTTGGATAAAAATATCAGAATACTTTGATACTGCTTCCGCTGCTAAACATATATCTATATATAAAAAAAGAGGTTTAGCAGCAATAGCTTCTGAAAATGCAGCTAAAGAATATGGTTTGGAAATTATTTATAAAAACATACAAACTATCGAAAGCAATTTTACCAGATTTTTTATTATTAAAAATTGTTATGAACAAAATGAAAATGATTTTTTTAATAAAGCCTCTCTAAGATTTAAAATATTACATACTACTGGTAGCCTTTCTAAGATATTGAGTATTATATCAAGTATTGGTATCAATATGACTAAAATACAATCTATTCCCATAATACAAAGACCTTGGGAATATTCGTTTTATGTAGATGTAATATTTAACAATATAAAAGATTATGAAAAAATGAAACAACGGATACAAAAAATTACATGTCTTCATAAATTATCTATTATGGGAGAATATAAGAATGGAAGAATTAGATCCTAA
- a CDS encoding Nramp family divalent metal transporter → MIQKKRSPLIGWRKENKHPTLSEVFSSIYVPQKKGMWKKFFAFTGPGFLIAVGYMDPGNWATDISGGSKFGYMLLSVIFISNLFAIILQHLALKLGIVCERDLAQACRDNYPPFISFILWILCEIAIAACDLAEIIGCSLALKLLCNIPITWGVLITTIDVLIILFFQSKGFRYIESLVATLIFTILICFSFEIISSKPEIIPILKGIIPNPRIIQDPHAFYISIGILGATVMPHNLYLHSSIIQTRDYPRTIEGKKMAIKYATIDSTLSLSLAFFINAAILIVSAATFHKYGHTEVADIMDAHKLLTPILGSSFAGVFFALALLASGQNSTLTGTLAGQIVMEGFLNIRLKPWIRRLITRLIAIVPAMITAILYGEKGTAELLIISQIILSIQLIFAIIPLVNFTGDSEKMGIFVNGQILKILSWVITSLIILLNSFLLYNTFYLGWS, encoded by the coding sequence ATGATACAAAAAAAAAGATCTCCTCTTATAGGATGGAGGAAAGAGAATAAACATCCTACCCTTTCGGAGGTTTTCTCTTCTATTTATGTACCTCAAAAAAAAGGAATGTGGAAAAAATTTTTTGCTTTTACAGGACCAGGATTCCTAATTGCTGTAGGATACATGGATCCTGGAAATTGGGCTACTGATATTTCTGGAGGTTCTAAATTTGGTTATATGCTGTTATCTGTTATTTTTATATCCAATTTATTTGCTATCATTTTACAACATTTAGCTCTAAAATTAGGAATTGTTTGTGAAAGAGATTTAGCACAAGCATGTAGAGATAACTATCCCCCATTTATTAGTTTTATATTATGGATTTTATGTGAGATAGCTATTGCTGCTTGTGATTTAGCAGAAATTATCGGTTGTTCGTTAGCATTAAAACTTCTTTGTAATATTCCTATTACATGGGGGGTATTAATTACCACTATAGATGTTTTAATTATTTTATTTTTTCAATCTAAAGGATTTAGATATATTGAAAGTTTAGTTGCTACCCTAATATTTACAATTTTAATTTGTTTTAGTTTTGAAATTATAAGTTCAAAACCAGAAATTATTCCTATATTAAAAGGAATAATCCCTAATCCTAGGATCATTCAAGATCCTCATGCTTTTTATATATCAATTGGAATATTAGGAGCAACAGTCATGCCTCACAATCTTTATTTACATTCAAGTATCATACAAACTAGAGATTATCCACGTACTATTGAAGGAAAAAAAATGGCTATAAAATATGCTACAATAGATAGCACTTTATCTCTATCTTTAGCATTTTTTATAAATGCAGCTATATTGATTGTATCTGCAGCTACTTTTCATAAATATGGACATACAGAAGTAGCAGACATTATGGATGCGCATAAGCTTTTAACTCCAATATTAGGATCTAGTTTTGCTGGAGTTTTTTTTGCATTAGCTTTACTAGCTTCAGGACAAAATTCTACATTAACTGGAACATTAGCTGGACAAATAGTAATGGAAGGATTTCTAAATATAAGATTAAAACCTTGGATAAGGAGACTTATTACAAGATTAATCGCTATCGTACCAGCTATGATCACAGCCATTTTATATGGAGAAAAAGGGACGGCAGAATTACTAATCATTAGTCAAATAATACTATCCATACAGTTGATATTTGCTATCATTCCATTAGTAAATTTTACAGGAGATTCAGAAAAAATGGGAATTTTTGTAAATGGCCAAATTTTAAAAATACTATCCTGGGTTATTACTTCTCTAATAATACTACTAAATTCATTTTTATTATACAATACTTTCTATTTAGGATGGAGTTGA
- the rplI gene encoding 50S ribosomal protein L9, whose product MKIILKKDIENLGFQYDEIDVKPGYARNYLIPKGYAVLALPETIKSIREILKQRSKKERFLIEKWKEIEEKLSKLTIKIPAKVGKGGKLFGSINNHFLMNILNKEGISIDKKLIRIPGNKVIKKIGKHKANIRLHQKKEFTLNFEVLPSSDLQLHPK is encoded by the coding sequence ATGAAAATTATTTTAAAAAAAGACATAGAAAATTTAGGCTTTCAATATGATGAAATAGATGTAAAACCTGGATATGCTAGGAATTATCTAATTCCTAAGGGTTATGCTGTTTTAGCATTACCTGAAACTATAAAAAGTATTCGTGAAATATTGAAACAACGTTCTAAGAAAGAACGTTTTTTGATAGAAAAATGGAAAGAAATTGAAGAAAAACTAAGTAAATTAACTATAAAAATTCCAGCTAAAGTTGGAAAAGGGGGAAAGCTTTTCGGTTCTATAAATAATCATTTCCTTATGAATATTTTAAATAAAGAAGGAATATCTATAGATAAAAAACTTATTAGAATACCTGGAAATAAAGTAATTAAAAAAATAGGGAAACATAAAGCAAATATACGATTACATCAAAAAAAAGAATTTACATTAAATTTTGAAGTATTGCCATCTTCAGATCTTCAACTCCATCCTAAATAG
- the rpsR gene encoding 30S ribosomal protein S18 has translation MILEESNQNNTTKKDSDLRYLSPLKIETKTEKKYCYFEKRNIKYIDYKDPTFLIKFLNAQGKILPRRITGTLQKNQNKLNSAIKRCRHIGLLPFVTDDLR, from the coding sequence ATGATTTTAGAAGAATCTAATCAAAATAATACAACAAAAAAAGATAGTGATTTGAGATATTTATCTCCTCTTAAAATAGAAACAAAAACAGAAAAAAAATATTGTTATTTTGAAAAAAGAAATATTAAATATATAGATTATAAAGATCCTACATTTTTAATAAAATTTCTTAATGCACAAGGAAAAATTTTACCACGTCGTATTACAGGAACCTTGCAGAAAAATCAAAATAAATTAAATTCCGCTATAAAAAGATGTAGACATATTGGTCTATTACCCTTTGTTACAGATGATTTAAGATAA
- the rpsF gene encoding 30S ribosomal protein S6 has product MLKHYENIIIITPILSDDQAKDTAKEYEDFLLIKKGKIVHQEHWGLKKLAYPIHKKQSGCYHLFEFLLTSNLISDLELKLRQDERILRFLTVKLNKYGIEYAERRRKKLLKKDK; this is encoded by the coding sequence ATGCTTAAACACTATGAAAATATCATCATAATAACTCCTATATTATCTGATGATCAAGCAAAAGATACAGCAAAAGAGTATGAAGATTTTCTTCTAATAAAGAAAGGGAAAATTGTTCATCAGGAACATTGGGGGCTAAAAAAACTAGCTTATCCTATTCATAAAAAACAGAGCGGTTGTTATCATTTATTTGAGTTTTTATTAACTTCCAATTTAATCTCTGATTTAGAATTAAAATTGAGACAGGATGAAAGAATACTTCGTTTTTTAACTGTTAAATTAAATAAGTATGGAATAGAATATGCTGAAAGAAGAAGAAAAAAATTATTAAAAAAGGATAAATAA
- the gltX gene encoding glutamate--tRNA ligase, which produces MSHFVRVRFAPSPTGPLHLGGIRTALYNYLFAKKYGGTFVLRIEDTDQKRFVPNSESYIIKTLKWCHIEPDEGVGYGGPYYPYHQSKRLNIYRYYINKLLEKGDAYYAFETDEDLDRKRKEYKEIGLTFSYNYENRNKLDNSLNMTNKQLKKKLGACSSYVIRFKINPGEKLKMHDIIRGCITVDTDHLDDKILLKSYGGATYHLASTVDDHLMKITHVIRGEEWLSSLALHSLLYRSFGWESPNFAHLPLILRKDGKGKISKRDADMLDFPIYPMQWMNNNTIIPGYKELGYFPDAFVNMLALLGWNPGGEREIFSLQELIKSFSLKRIRKSGVFFDIKKVYWFNKRYLIKKKEEVFSFLCKKVQKNTISKYKTDYFWKVINLTINRIHFIHEIWEHSFYFFIRPSFYDPYFFNKIKNNHEKIILKLNDAKSSLYKINKFISVNLKLFFQNYKENKCRIKMMQLFRLSLVGSLKGVDIFIIFEMIGKEESIQRLDNLINKIKEKI; this is translated from the coding sequence ATGTCACATTTTGTAAGGGTCCGTTTTGCTCCAAGTCCTACAGGCCCCCTTCATTTAGGAGGAATAAGAACAGCATTATATAATTATCTATTTGCTAAAAAATATGGAGGAACATTTGTTCTTAGAATAGAAGATACTGATCAAAAGAGATTTGTTCCTAATTCTGAATCTTATATTATAAAAACATTAAAATGGTGTCATATTGAGCCAGATGAAGGAGTTGGATATGGAGGCCCATATTATCCTTATCATCAATCTAAAAGATTGAATATTTATCGTTATTATATCAATAAATTGTTAGAAAAGGGAGATGCATACTATGCCTTTGAAACAGATGAAGATCTTGATAGAAAAAGGAAAGAATATAAAGAGATAGGATTAACTTTTTCATATAACTATGAAAATAGAAATAAGCTAGATAATTCATTAAATATGACCAATAAACAATTAAAAAAAAAGTTAGGAGCATGTTCTTCCTATGTTATTCGATTTAAAATAAATCCTGGAGAAAAATTAAAAATGCATGATATAATACGTGGATGCATAACAGTTGATACAGATCATTTAGATGATAAAATATTGTTAAAATCATATGGAGGAGCTACTTATCATTTAGCAAGCACAGTTGATGATCATTTGATGAAAATAACTCATGTTATTCGAGGAGAAGAATGGTTATCGTCTTTAGCTTTGCATTCACTATTATATAGATCCTTTGGATGGGAGTCTCCAAATTTTGCACATTTACCTTTAATTTTAAGAAAAGATGGTAAGGGAAAAATTAGCAAAAGAGATGCAGATATGTTGGATTTTCCTATATATCCTATGCAATGGATGAATAATAATACTATTATTCCAGGATATAAAGAATTAGGTTATTTTCCAGACGCTTTTGTAAATATGTTAGCTTTATTGGGATGGAATCCTGGAGGAGAAAGGGAAATTTTTTCTTTACAAGAGTTAATTAAATCCTTTTCCTTGAAAAGGATAAGAAAATCTGGTGTTTTTTTTGACATAAAAAAGGTTTATTGGTTCAATAAAAGATATTTAATAAAAAAAAAAGAAGAAGTCTTTTCCTTTTTGTGTAAGAAAGTACAGAAAAATACTATTTCAAAATATAAAACAGATTACTTTTGGAAAGTAATAAACTTAACAATAAATAGAATTCATTTTATTCATGAAATATGGGAACATTCTTTTTATTTCTTTATTAGACCTAGTTTTTATGATCCTTATTTTTTTAACAAGATAAAAAATAATCATGAAAAAATCATATTAAAATTAAATGACGCAAAATCATCATTATACAAAATAAATAAATTTATATCTGTAAACTTGAAACTTTTTTTTCAAAATTATAAAGAAAATAAGTGTAGAATTAAAATGATGCAATTATTTCGTTTATCCTTGGTAGGAAGTTTAAAAGGAGTTGATATTTTCATCATTTTTGAAATGATAGGAAAAGAAGAAAGTATACAACGTTTGGATAATTTAATTAATAAAATAAAAGAAAAGATTTAG
- the mnmE gene encoding tRNA uridine-5-carboxymethylaminomethyl(34) synthesis GTPase MnmE, with protein sequence MINDDTIASLATPTIGSGAISIIRISGKNSISIVEDVFISVKPGKKLDHQSTHTIHMGYLVEKVEKEVEKENFLDQVLISVFKTPFSYTGENMIEISCHGSYYIQQKILQLLIKKGIRLARPGEFTLRAFLNKKIDLSQAEAIADLISSENKVSHDISLQQIKGSLSNTIKHLRNKLLDFASILELELDFSEENLIFYDRFDFSSFFDELKKTLKDLIESFSLGNAIKRGIIVVIVGSPNVGKSTLFNSILKEERSIISDKEGTTRDCIEGEIIFNGILFRFMDTAGIRRSKDPIEIIGVKKTMKKIEESEVILYVFDFSSIKSQNEIIDDIHSIYKKYPSKNIFIVANKSDISYLKNFKHLKSRFSHFFEVSAKNNHGIDEILRTLSHLFIKKLKDKNVIITQSRHYEALKLSLREICLAHDVINKGLSEDLISIHIKEALRHLGEITGETTNEDILKNIFSKFCIGK encoded by the coding sequence CTGATAAATGATGATACTATTGCTTCTTTAGCTACTCCTACTATTGGTTCCGGAGCTATTTCTATTATTCGTATTTCTGGAAAAAATTCTATTTCTATTGTTGAAGATGTTTTTATTTCCGTTAAACCAGGAAAAAAACTAGATCATCAATCTACCCACACTATTCATATGGGTTATCTAGTAGAAAAAGTAGAAAAAGAAGTAGAAAAGGAAAACTTTTTGGATCAAGTTTTGATATCCGTTTTTAAAACTCCCTTTTCTTATACTGGAGAAAATATGATAGAAATATCGTGCCATGGGTCTTATTATATTCAACAAAAAATTTTACAATTATTAATAAAAAAAGGAATACGTTTAGCTAGACCTGGAGAATTTACACTTCGTGCATTTTTAAATAAAAAAATTGATTTATCGCAAGCCGAAGCTATAGCTGATCTTATTTCATCCGAAAATAAAGTTTCTCATGATATATCCTTGCAACAGATAAAAGGATCATTATCTAATACTATTAAACATTTAAGGAATAAATTATTAGATTTTGCATCTATTTTGGAGTTAGAATTGGATTTTTCAGAAGAAAATTTAATTTTTTATGATAGGTTTGATTTTTCATCATTTTTTGATGAATTAAAAAAAACATTAAAAGATTTGATTGAATCTTTTTCGTTAGGAAATGCGATAAAAAGAGGAATTATTGTTGTAATAGTTGGAAGTCCAAATGTAGGAAAATCTACTTTATTCAATTCTATTCTTAAAGAAGAACGTTCTATTATATCTGATAAAGAAGGAACAACTAGGGATTGTATAGAAGGTGAAATTATTTTCAATGGAATTCTTTTTAGATTTATGGATACAGCTGGAATTAGAAGATCTAAAGACCCAATAGAAATTATTGGAGTAAAAAAAACTATGAAAAAAATAGAAGAATCTGAAGTGATATTATATGTTTTTGATTTTTCTTCTATAAAAAGTCAAAATGAAATTATTGATGATATTCATAGTATTTATAAAAAATATCCATCAAAAAATATTTTTATTGTAGCGAATAAATCTGATATTTCCTATTTGAAAAATTTTAAACATCTAAAATCTAGATTTTCTCATTTTTTTGAAGTTTCTGCAAAAAACAATCATGGAATAGATGAAATACTTAGGACTTTGAGTCATTTATTTATTAAAAAATTGAAAGATAAAAATGTCATTATTACACAAAGTAGACATTATGAAGCTTTGAAATTATCATTAAGAGAAATATGTTTAGCGCATGATGTGATAAATAAAGGACTTTCAGAGGATTTAATTTCTATACATATTAAAGAAGCATTACGTCATTTAGGAGAAATAACGGGAGAGACAACAAATGAAGATATATTAAAAAATATTTTCTCTAAGTTTTGTATTGGAAAATGA